The window ttatccataaattGATCCCATCACAGAACAGGTAATTGATAGTTAAATCAAAAGGGAACAAAATACTAACTGATCCATGCCATTCAGCACGATGCACTGTTCCAAATGAACCTGTAGGGGAAAAAGAGAATCATAAAATGAGGATCATACTCTCTAAAGGAATAACAATTAAAGCACTTCAAGAAGCAATTAATAAGTAGCAGAAGTAGCATAGTACCAGCACCAACACGCTCTTTGATATGCAATTCATCCCATGAAATCTCTAGCCAGTCCATTGCAAGAGAAGGTTCAAGATTCAAGTATCTTGGAATGGTTACAGTATGGAATCTACCTCGATTCTCAAGTCTGCCTTCAACCTCCTTGATATTTGATTTACTAGACAAGCTTACTTTAGGCTGCTTGAGAGCCTTACTCATAATTGGACTTCCAGATAGAGCAATCTCTTTTTTGTGAGCTTGTTGTATAACAATCTTTTCTCCAGCAATTCTAAAGCATTCATGTATAGACACCCCAGAAGCAGAAGCATCCACAGCTTCAGAAACATTGCTTTGGACAGATTGCAACATTGCACTTTGAATTATGCACCGATCAGTGTTCCCATTGAACTCCAAAGGCAACACAGATGATTCCATTCTTTCACAAATTTGATCAATTGGAGTGTACAAGGTGTTTTTCTCATTGCCTGCAAGACATGATCctttaaagttttaatttactCGAAGCACATTTGTTTTACTTTTGGAGAAGCCACTGTGAGAACCAATATTTTGTAGGTCAACATGTAAACTAAGAGCACAAGCAGGCTTTACATAGCAAACAAGTATACTAACATATGAATTGGGGGGACATGTCACAATTAGGATCATATTTCAGCTTACAGTGAAAAGCTTCATACAGCCATAAGAATAACCTAGAGCCAAGAAGGGGCAACTGAAAAATTCAACCACCCTTGGACAATAAAAGAACATCACAAGGAACCAACATAACCACACTGCCATCCAAAAAGAACCCGCAGAAACAAGCAATTTTGATTGCAAGCACTATGAGAGGATTATTTGCAAGTCTAGGCAAATGCAAGTAACAGCATATATCATTCTTCTTTAGCCTGCATAGACATAGCAGTATGGGCATTGGGCAGCTGCATAATTTTGCATATGGCATCAGAGAAAAGGATTGTGACAGAAGTAAAAGATATACTACATTAAGATAAAGTGTCAGTAAAAGAAACCTATAGTTGGGCAtcaaaatttcctaaaaaaaaaacaataactaTGCCTTGTTTGATAGCTTAGAAAACATAGGAAAAGAGATGAAATCTTGGAAACTGATAGCATGATGGGTTTACAGTAGCCTTTTTGTGATTCCCAGTTTTATTTTCTGATTCTATCTCTAGGCAATAAACAGAgcatgaaatcaaacataagtAAAAATTGATTTCGAAAATGCCCAAGGAACATGTTCCAAtatatttaagattaaaaagCCTGTGCTGCGATCAATCAACTTTTCAAAGAATAATGCTAAGGCAAGGGGCTAAGACCCAATATAATTTGGTGAGTGAAGTGCATCACAGAATGAGGATGGACTTCAATTCTTCACTCtgttaaaaatttaatgaaaattctcATGAAGATCATAATACTAACAATGAGATACATTGTTAGGAATGAAGATACAATGCACCAAGAATTGCAATCATCAAATCTATCACAATGGGGGGAAAATTGTTGTGTGAAAATTAACATCAAAACGCATAGTAGGCCATCTTGCACTATTTATGGATAACCAACATCCTAAGAGCTAACGAATAAATATATGACATCCTCCCATATTGCAGTGTTACAAATCTCCAACCACCACCACAATCATCGTTCTTGGTTCACTGCAGAAAACGTGGGGAGcaataatttataaatgcatTTCTAGATCGacattttcttcaatttctgtTGCAAACCAGGGTAAGTGAAACCAGATATCTCAGGGTAGTTGTTATAGTGAAGAAAGCCCACACCAGAATAATGAATTGAGCCACTTGAACAACAAATTTCAAGGTGTGCAATACATAACATACCTAAATATAGAGGATCTTCGGGATAAATACATGTGTTCTTTGAGTTTTGAATTTGACAACATGATTCATTATCCATGTAAGGCTGTTGATATTCTTTAAGATGAGAAATTTGAAGTGGTGAAGGCATTGATGAAAGTAAACCTCCATTGATTGAGGAATCTGGACCATGGACATTTCCTGGTTCCCCAACTAGGTCAACTACATATTCCCTGTTAAGAAATACACATGGATATAAACAAGACCACACGAAAattggagggaaaaaaaatcaataaaaaagcaGATATCTTCTACATCAAGTTGAGAATTGATCACATGATAAAGTCTGAATATAACAAAAGCAacacaaggaaaaagaaattggaatacAACTTAACAATTATCAAGTTGGCAATCACTTCGAGCCATATTCTTCAATAATAGATGTTGTCCTAAATTATTAAAGCACTATATGGTAGAAGCTCAGTCTGTGGTTTATGATAAAGCTTACAGAAGTACTTGTAAATAAGTATCTTCTACATCAACATTCCAAACTAATGGGCATGGAAAACAGGAAAATTTGTCATCCATGCCAATCAACATATGACAAATAATGGCAAATCCTCTAGCATTCTGGAAGAGAAACAAAACTGTAGTGGTCTATTTGGTTTCTTAGAAAATGTTTGTTTGGTAgcaaaacaaattttctaaaaataaataaataaaacctacAAGAACAGTCAAAAGAATCAAACCTTGAGGACTGCTTGTCATCAATTTTCACAAGACAAGAAGAGCGATGATCGGCAACACAATACTTGCAACCTCGAGCTATCCGGCAAGGCAAACCTATGTAGTCCGCCAATTTCTGCATATGCGAAAACCTAGTACCTGTCAGTAATCAATTCCGAAAGAAACATGCTTTTTAGTAAACTATATATGCTGATGTCCCTACTCCTACAATTAATGGATAATCAAGCATGTCAGCACATGCAGgctcacataaaaaaaaaggatatattaacacaaaaagcaaaaaaaaaaaacctacataGTTAAAATGGGCTACACATTGCAAAGTTGGTTGACGTTATTTCCTAATACACGATGAGTGTTTTACTTTTTTGTGATTTACTTTCTGATCAATTTAAATAACAGCACAAACATCTCTTATTGTAGAATTTCctcaaggaaaaccaaaaaaattaagcataagGGTGTTATTTTTGGTTAATAACCAGTGGAATCATCTAGTCTAGCATTCATTAGCACTAAGATAACCGATAACCCTGCATTATGAATTGCTTGAAAGGCCAATGTTCCATCTAATGATTCTGACAGAATAAATGCAAGGAGAAGAgatcatttatattaaaagaaatgacaaaCCCAATCTCCCCACAAACACctgataataatattaacacAAATTTGTTAATTCACCATGGCAGTCTAAAATACCTTACTGAGCGATCAAGGGACAGAGTCCTCTTAATGCATCTCTTTTTCCACCAAAACATATCCTAGTTGGACACCCCTTTCATGTCACAAGTAGCCTTACTAACTTTGCAGGCTAATACACAAAAACCCACCACCTATTTTATAATTGGGTAActattgataataatataccatgataaattgataatcaattaTTATCTATAATAACTACGATGTCGGTTAACTTTAGGCCTTAAATGCCCCAGTTGGAAACCATTTTATAGAACCATGTTATGATACGAAACAAAGTAAATCAGGAATCAATCAAATGTTCAGCAGAGTAGTTGTTTCCAGGAAATTGCAAAAAGGAAACCTGAAATTAATGTTGTCAAGAAAAGATTTATGCGTGATAGGGAACAAAGCATAGCATCTTGCCACCTTGAAAAGAATTGCTCTATGCCTACAGAGCCCCATTGATAGGCTGCCGATCGGTAGCACAATACACTTCTGAAAATCTCTCAATCTCTTGCTAACCAATTTCCATTGCTTGTGGAGATCACCTTGCTCCACCGGAAAACTGCCCCTTTAAATCCAAACAGGCTCAATACGTAAACATCAGCTAAAtcaaacaaccaaataaaaggTTAAAGCAATAAACTACGACGGAGATGGAAACCTTACCCCATATAGATTGCAACCAGCTTGCCAAGTTGCTCCACCAACACCAAGGTATTCTCTGAAGCGCAGTATAATTGATGTGCTTTATCTTCAAGCTCCTTGAGGCGCGAGTCTCCACGTCTATCAACAAGAACCACCTCCATGGATGTGTCATTGGGTTCTACGGCTTTAAGCGCCATTAAAGGTGGCAGCCTTCTACCTTCCTCCAATTCATTGCACATCACCCACACATACGGATTCATTCCCAGAATGTTATAGAACCCGTCTGATATTTTGTCAGTATATGACAAGCACCCACTAACCTGAAAATTTGCAGCATTTGAGATTTTCAAACCACTACTATATTTTCATTTAACAGAGTAGAAAATAGTTCTTCAATCCTCGTGAAATCAAAATAACGTAAACAGATGATCCAAAAACTTGCATTGCTTTTCTCTGAGGCCACGATCAGAAAATAGTGCTCAAACCAGTGGTTTTACACAAAGACCAACCGCAAGCTAAAAGAAtatgaaaaggaagaagacaGTGAGTACCCAAAGACGATAGGAAACAACGTCGGGATCGAAGGAGACGGCATTTCCCTCCGCTCCACTCTCTTGTAAAAAGAGCACAGGCTCACAAGCCAACGACGCTTGAGAAGCGAGTCTTTTTGCAAGCGTGAGCTGCAAATAGTAGCTCTCCCTTGACTTCTGCGCCGCACTCTCCTTCTCCTCATCCACCTCTCGCCTCATCGACTCCTGCGAATGCGAATTCGTATGCGAATCCTTCAGACCGCTCGACACGTTCCCTTCCACCGTCGTTCCAGAGAACAAGCTCCCAGCATAGCTACTACCGCTCGACACCCTCGGCAACGACACCTGCCGATCAAACTGCTGGTCCTTTCCTGCCACCACCTCCGGCGCCGGCGCTGGCGGTGGAGGCAACAACACGTCGCGATCACCTTCATCGTTCCGCGACCTCAACCTCACGTGACCCGATCTGTCACCCTTTTTCTCCACCAACCAGTCACAAAAAGCGGCGAGTTGCTTCTTGCTCCGAAACTTATCGCTTCCCGTGAATAGATCAGAAGCATTGGAAGTCCTATCAGCAGTCACATCCTTGGTCGTTCTCGTACCTTTTCTGTCACTTTGGCCTCCAATCTTCTTCTCGTGAACCAGCAGCTCCTTGGAAGATGCATCGAATCTGCGGTCGGGAAACTGCCTGGGGAAGAAGTAAGTGGTTCTGTGAGGCATTTTTACCAGCCTCAACAAACCTTACACCCTCGCTCCCTCGCTTGCCTCTCTCAATCTCCGACCACTCACATCCTCAAACCAAACAACAACGCCCTAATTGACCGTACAAGCTTTCTCTCTCTGCAAACCTTTTAACGATCAAATGAGTTGATGAGCTCTGAAAGCCTTAAGATCCCGCACAAACAATGGTTCATTGTTGGTGATTGATCCAGCGAAGAAGAGGATAGATATAAGAAACAGGGTGAGCAAAGAAATGTTGGGAGACACTTTGGTTGTAGACACACTATGGGAAACGAGAGTGGATGAgtgggaaaaaataaaagaagaagcaACACGTGAGGCTACGGTGGTGGCTAACGGGCGCAGCATACGTGAATGCGCACCTTTATTGCAGGGAGAAGACGTAAGGATGCAGTGCGAGGAGGTTAAGACACGTGAGCAAAAAGGCCTTCGGGTGCGTGATGCGCACTGTGAACAGGTTATGGAGAGTCGCAGAGGAACTGAGAGTCGGTCTGGGTGgtggaaaatattattattatatctaaAAAACCTGCAATATTATTGTTATatctctccaaaaaaaaaaaaaaaaatgaaggagcAATCGTCATTGGGAACAAGCAGCTTGTGAAATGACGGAGACGCCCCAGGTGTTTGTTGCGAATGACGAAGTCAGAGACACACCTTTTCTCGACATCTTCCTCCCAACCCCAACCGCATCCGCATCCGCATGTGACATCCCTGCTGCCTTCCCCCCCCTGGCTGTAAAGCCCCCCTCCCCGCTCCCCCTGTCATCCATTTGCCCTTTCCCTTCCTTCACTTGATGTGCGTGATGCTAccggtttttcctttttccccccTTTTCGTAATTTTTCCGATAGCCTATATAGTATTCATACATGGTGTGTTGCTTCCTTTCCTAAGCTGTGCCTTTTATTGCGATTGACAGTTGGTTGTTGAAAGCGTCCAcccaatttattattaaatctgTGAGCCATTGAATCACTAAATAAATACATCATATTGCTTTCATGCCACTGTCGATCAAATTTCTTTGGTCTGCTTTGAATGGGACACCTCCGTCAATTCATCAAAAGCGATGGTTTGTAAGGGATTGGCTCTCGATGCAATGTATCGACCCCCTCGTACTCTTATTCATTACCACCTAATTAATAACAAGGCATGGTAATGGCCTCAAGCCATGAACTTATTTGACCGTATTGGCCATTAGACGTAGCATCATGGATCGTTCCAATCATGAAGCGCATTAGTGTTGATCGCCGGATTTTCCTCGTTTAAAAAACGGACCACTTGCCATTTTCTATTAGAAAGGTTCTATTTAAAGAAGTGAGGGAATAGATCTCGCGCATTGTGCCTTTGCCCAAAATAACAAACATGCCCATTTTTTAATCACTTTTCGTGTGGTGGAAGCGAATCGCATTGGtttataatttattcttattttagtgCAAATGATTATTAAATTTGTAGCATGGAGAATGAGTCACATTGATATGATCATCCCTCGTCTATGGATGCAGTGCTGAAGAGAGTATGCAGATAGGTCAAGGACTCAAAACAGAGCACATGCTCGGTGAAAGAGGGAATGTCACTGGCTACACTACGGCGCCCCATCTATAGTAGATGTGGGTAAAAGGGAGGGAGCTTTTCAGCTTTTGTGCCCATGAATGGATGCTTTTCCATTTTGTGCCCACGAGGATTTTAGGTGGGAATATCagaagtttttatttccatgaGCCGTACCGCATTTTCATTTACTTCTGATTTTCATTGTCACGTCTCACGTGCCACgcagattaaaaaaatatatatatatatatatatttcaaaaataaattttaaaatcaaaactttttactaaatctgCAATATATATGCACCACATTCAAAAATTATTGCAATTTATTGAAAgtcaattaaaatttaaagaaaattttgagttttgatataaaattaccaaacatggtttttattttttatttaaaaaaaaaagtgtaaaattaatagatatatttaatatttttaaaataaaaatgtagttGAAAAATCCTTTaggttatatattttaaaaatagtaaaaatggAAATGTATCTAAACAATTGCTTAATACAtagaaaatcttttatttaaaatttatttttaaaacatatttcaaaacaacaaaaaaaggttaaaaacattttgaattcccaaataaatatttatttaataaaacatcataaaattatttttaaaaatagtttttttttaaataataaaaataaaatgaaagatttGAGGAGTCCAACCACCAGCATTGCCTAAGTGAGCAATATTAAATGCTATGCTATCCCTGTCAAATAGCTTTagctttttaaattttgaagctTTAAGCATGATAAAGACTTACTATTATTTGggtcaaaaaataataatcatcacCCACTACAGGGGCAGACTACTGGgcatatatttatcttttcatttgGTTGGTGAGCTTTAAtagatattaaatattaaatattaatattaaaacaaGGAAACTGGATGCATGTCACGTGACACATACAAAATTAGCAAGGCTAATTGGACAATTTTCAGATTATACTATTTATGATCAATCAGATATGGGTCAGCAAGATCTGTTATACCTTCAACATCTGAACATAGACATGGATGATTTGTTAGTTATAAAGTAGTTACATTGATTTAATGGAGATTCAAAGCAGATGACTTAATCTtaatatgtggctgaagttcCACTCTACTAATTTCCAACcctttcaaattatattttaagaatacaaaatttaataattttatttcaaatataataataattaaagtgGCTTTCTATAGGACAATGGCCGCTCCATTATGACTACGTGATTATTGTAATCACGTACTTGAAGTAACCTATCCAAAGAGAAATACATATTTTCTCTGTGGATAGGTTATTACTtcaatttgtttgaaaatgggAAAAGAACGATAATGACTAAGAATTGATCATGACAAGGAACTTATATAGTAcatgaaatttcatgaaaaattttatttgtataaattatttgttcaattaatttcaaataagtCATATCTTGCTTATACCAAATACAGGATCAAGGTTATAGTTGAAACCATTAGTAGAAAATCGAAATCACTAgttatagtatgcatgaaagaGCTAAATGAAGTATATTCTTTATTATACATATGTTTATAAGACACTTACCTAAGTTCCAATTTTTACGAGATATtggaataaacaaaaatatcaattgaaaattttttattcgtCGATCAATTATTATGAATGATAATAACAAAGATAAAgtgaaaaaagtataaaaaaaatcaattcattaTCTATGACATCTACCCGTTCTATGGAGAAGTACATGGGATATTACTTGAACACTagtatttgacaaaaaaaacatctaatATTGTACACATTTTTGTTCCCCTTGTCATTTTGAATCTCTTTAATAGATGTTGAAGAACATTGATGCCATGaactaaaataatgatttaattttgcCACAATAAGAAATTTGTAATGTTTAGCTTGATTTcaatcaaattataaataacatTGATGAAATGGTAGAACACTAATGATTGGCTACACATCAAAACCACTTATTGAGAGGATGATTTGTGATGTTTAGTttgattaaaatcaaactagaaATAACAATGAAGAAATGATATAGCATTGATAAAATGCTAATACACTATAGCCTCGAACTAAGAGAATGATTTGATTTCAatatagttgaaaattttgtggcatttagtttgattaaaataaaattaaaaagaataataacgGATATCAAACTAAAAAAGAATATTGATGGAAAGTTAGAATATTGATAATTCCAAACTTTATAATAGGaaaagtttgataatttttatttattttcaagaatttatAAGACTGAATTATTAATTATACGAATAAAGcaataataaatatcataaaattaagagaaacaaatattacattataaattaaaataattaaatattattaacatttaattactctttaaaaaacaaatattatttcctaaatttagaaaattaaatattattaatagtttattaCTCTCAAtctatgaaaatattgattttgttcATCTCTTGATATTTTCTGttacattttttcttcttttataattaaaaggaaaaaaatcccACATACGTTTTTTTCGGAgcttgtaaaattaaaaaacccgaactaaatttatttatttaataaattttccaatGGATAAGTTCAAATTCTGACAACAGGCAAGTTCAAGGAATATCATGGAATATTCTTCTATGTATTCAAATATCTTAGACATGATAAAGAATTTCTCATTATTTaggtcaaaaaaataaaaaaataataataatcatttatGATATGGAAGACTCCTGAATCTACATTTATTTGCTCATTGGGTTGGTGACCtataattgaatattaaaaCAAGGATGCCTAATGGATGCCACGTCGGATTCGACAATTAATCAGATTTGGATCATCAAGATTATACAACGTATTTCACACCGTCTGATCTTGATCCAACCGCGCTCATGTCATGTCATCACACCACAGCCATGGATGAGTTTAAATGGCGATTTTGAGCAGATGACTAATTAGTAATTACCATGTGGCCGAAGTTACAGTACAGTTAAATATATAGAAGTTTCCGTGGGTGGACagttaaatatatagaaatttcgGTGAGTGGACGGGGTCGGTCCATTCAAATGGACAAATTTACATCTATTgcgaattttaattttaaaagaattaaactttgaaataaaaaaatctatcatGAGCGATGTCATTTCCGTCACATCTGGGTGGGCCAACGGATTACGT is drawn from Vitis riparia cultivar Riparia Gloire de Montpellier isolate 1030 chromosome 18, EGFV_Vit.rip_1.0, whole genome shotgun sequence and contains these coding sequences:
- the LOC117906919 gene encoding serine/threonine-protein kinase CTR1, whose protein sequence is MPHRTTYFFPRQFPDRRFDASSKELLVHEKKIGGQSDRKGTRTTKDVTADRTSNASDLFTGSDKFRSKKQLAAFCDWLVEKKGDRSGHVRLRSRNDEGDRDVLLPPPPAPAPEVVAGKDQQFDRQVSLPRVSSGSSYAGSLFSGTTVEGNVSSGLKDSHTNSHSQESMRREVDEEKESAAQKSRESYYLQLTLAKRLASQASLACEPVLFLQESGAEGNAVSFDPDVVSYRLWVSGCLSYTDKISDGFYNILGMNPYVWVMCNELEEGRRLPPLMALKAVEPNDTSMEVVLVDRRGDSRLKELEDKAHQLYCASENTLVLVEQLGKLVAIYMGGSFPVEQGDLHKQWKLVSKRLRDFQKCIVLPIGSLSMGLCRHRAILFKKLADYIGLPCRIARGCKYCVADHRSSCLVKIDDKQSSREYVVDLVGEPGNVHGPDSSINGGLLSSMPSPLQISHLKEYQQPYMDNESCCQIQNSKNTCIYPEDPLYLGNEKNTLYTPIDQICERMESSVLPLEFNGNTDRCIIQSAMLQSVQSNVSEAVDASASGVSIHECFRIAGEKIVIQQAHKKEIALSGSPIMSKALKQPKVSLSSKSNIKEVEGRLENRGRFHTVTIPRYLNLEPSLAMDWLEISWDELHIKERVGAGSFGTVHRAEWHGSDVAVKVLTVQDFQDDQLKEFLREVAIMKRVRHPNVVLFMGAVTKRPHLSIVTEYLPRGSLYRLIHRPTSAEILDQRRRLRMALDVAKGINYLHCLKPPIVHWDLKSPNLLVDKNWTVKVCDFGLSRFKANTFLSSKSVAGTPEWMAPEFLRGEPSNEKSDVYSFGVILWELVTMQQPWNGLSPAQVVGAVAFQNRRLSIPQNTSPVLASLMESCWADDPAQRPSFSSIVETLKKLLKSPLQLIQMGGT